A genomic segment from Anaerobacillus sp. CMMVII encodes:
- a CDS encoding C39 family peptidase — protein MGLYIAVATIFLLIIIVMYGITKVLRVRKLFWKAFSSFIIVVALFGGATYLFFAPQQTEEILPELEEIENAPKETPFIVKANEVSYFESFQAAVAFARASHVNQIYFQDHETVVWERVKDIPQQVLQVPLILQLPELERGAEVTSLAMLLTYAGKKINKVELAQRLKKDQTPLTVTEAGVFFGHPNDGFVGNIYDADEPSLGVSHRPIWELAEHYLPGQMIDMTGANFEDVLYPIHQGHPVWAIIHTQYKTLPQDEFQTWQTPSGDIEVTRYRHAILITGYDEKRIYYNDPMSIEVNRPISIKKFKEAWEQMGRQAISYVKPQDDF, from the coding sequence ATGGGGCTTTATATTGCGGTCGCAACGATTTTCTTACTTATCATCATAGTCATGTATGGGATCACTAAGGTGTTACGAGTTCGGAAGCTTTTTTGGAAGGCATTTAGTTCATTTATCATTGTAGTCGCTTTGTTTGGCGGAGCTACTTATCTCTTTTTTGCCCCGCAACAGACTGAGGAAATACTGCCTGAACTAGAAGAAATTGAGAATGCACCAAAAGAAACTCCCTTTATTGTAAAGGCTAACGAGGTGAGCTATTTCGAATCCTTTCAAGCGGCCGTTGCTTTTGCAAGAGCAAGCCATGTTAATCAAATCTATTTTCAAGACCATGAGACGGTTGTTTGGGAGCGGGTAAAAGATATTCCGCAACAGGTACTCCAAGTACCTCTTATTCTACAATTACCTGAGCTTGAAAGAGGCGCAGAAGTGACAAGTCTTGCAATGCTGCTTACCTATGCCGGCAAAAAAATTAATAAAGTTGAATTGGCGCAGCGATTAAAGAAAGATCAGACACCATTAACAGTCACAGAAGCAGGGGTATTTTTCGGACATCCGAATGATGGTTTTGTCGGTAACATCTATGATGCCGATGAACCTAGTTTAGGTGTTTCCCATCGTCCAATCTGGGAGTTGGCAGAACATTATTTACCTGGCCAAATGATTGATATGACAGGAGCGAATTTTGAAGATGTGTTATATCCCATTCATCAAGGTCATCCTGTTTGGGCAATTATCCATACGCAATACAAAACATTACCTCAAGATGAGTTTCAAACCTGGCAGACACCATCTGGAGACATCGAGGTCACTAGATACCGCCATGCAATATTAATTACCGGTTATGATGAAAAAAGAATTTATTACAATGACCCAATGTCAATTGAGGTCAACAGACCGATTTCAATAAAAAAATTCAAAGAGGCCTGGGAACAAATGGGTCGCCAAGCAATAAGTTATGTCAAGCCACAGGATGACTTTTAG
- the asnB gene encoding asparagine synthase (glutamine-hydrolyzing) codes for MCGFIGAIYHRETINSNLSHLTNTIIHRGPDQQGYYSDSYVHLGFRRLSIIDLENGNQPLSFENERYWIIFNGEIYNYIEIREQLLKDGIEFQTSSDTEALLALYSVKKEAMVNDLRGMFAFVIWDKQEKSLFGARDHFGIKPFFYHEKEDITYFASEKKSILAALEKNILNEDAIQHYLTYQYVPEAETMSKNIFELNPGSYFTKKLGDGLNITRYWTPTFKPVNSDLDKAKKEILSVLRDSVNMHMRSDVPVGSFLSGGIDSTAIVALAKEVNPNLKTFTVGFGYEAYSEVSIAAETAAKLGLEHHTHTITPEEFVQELPKIIWHLDVPVADPALVPLYFLAREASHHVKVVLSGEGADELFGGYNIYREPLSLQRISSLPPKAKKLLKQIAYFIPEGVKGKSFIERGCTEIEDRYIGNAKIFTESEKAKLFKGYSPSNTYTEVTKKLYNEAKSYDDITKMQYIDMHTWLRGDILVKADKMTMAHSLELRVPFLDKEVFKVAASLDSKLKVTNSTTKYALREAMKEVVPDHVLNRRKLGFPVPIRVWLKDILHDWAKNKIMTSNTDHLFHKEYFLKMLDDHAKGKGDYSRKLWTVLTFMTWHQIYIEDSYEMIKDTEFRAEQKLVVLPNEGSSVQLSN; via the coding sequence ATGTGTGGATTTATTGGCGCCATTTATCATAGAGAAACTATAAATTCTAACCTATCTCACCTTACTAATACGATTATTCATCGTGGACCAGATCAGCAGGGTTATTATAGTGATAGCTATGTTCATTTAGGGTTTAGACGGTTAAGTATCATTGACTTAGAGAATGGTAATCAACCACTCTCCTTTGAGAATGAACGCTACTGGATTATCTTTAACGGTGAAATATATAACTATATTGAAATTCGTGAGCAATTACTCAAAGATGGCATCGAGTTTCAAACATCATCAGATACTGAAGCACTATTGGCACTTTATAGTGTCAAAAAAGAAGCGATGGTAAACGACCTTCGGGGGATGTTTGCGTTTGTTATTTGGGATAAACAAGAAAAATCGCTTTTTGGAGCAAGAGACCATTTTGGAATCAAGCCGTTTTTCTATCATGAAAAAGAGGATATCACCTATTTTGCATCTGAAAAGAAAAGCATTTTGGCAGCACTTGAGAAAAATATTTTAAATGAAGATGCCATTCAGCATTATTTAACGTATCAATATGTACCTGAGGCAGAAACAATGTCGAAAAATATTTTCGAGTTAAACCCAGGCTCATATTTTACAAAAAAATTAGGTGACGGGTTAAACATCACTCGTTATTGGACACCTACCTTCAAACCGGTGAACAGCGATTTAGACAAAGCGAAAAAAGAAATTCTATCCGTTTTACGAGATTCTGTTAACATGCACATGCGTAGTGATGTACCGGTCGGGTCTTTCCTATCGGGAGGAATTGATTCAACGGCCATCGTTGCACTAGCAAAAGAAGTAAATCCAAACTTAAAAACATTTACGGTTGGTTTTGGATACGAAGCTTATAGCGAAGTGTCTATTGCTGCAGAGACTGCTGCAAAACTTGGATTAGAACACCACACTCATACAATTACACCTGAGGAGTTTGTTCAAGAATTACCAAAAATCATTTGGCACCTTGATGTTCCTGTAGCAGATCCTGCCTTGGTTCCTCTTTACTTTTTAGCAAGAGAGGCTTCACATCATGTGAAGGTTGTACTTTCTGGTGAAGGTGCAGATGAATTATTCGGTGGTTACAACATTTATCGTGAACCACTTTCATTACAGCGCATCTCTAGCCTTCCTCCAAAAGCAAAAAAGCTGTTAAAGCAAATTGCTTATTTTATCCCCGAGGGGGTAAAAGGGAAAAGCTTCATTGAACGCGGTTGTACAGAAATCGAAGACCGCTACATCGGAAATGCAAAGATCTTTACAGAATCTGAAAAAGCAAAGCTTTTTAAAGGATACTCTCCTTCGAATACGTATACAGAAGTAACCAAGAAACTATATAATGAAGCAAAGAGCTATGACGATATTACAAAAATGCAGTACATTGACATGCATACTTGGCTTCGCGGCGATATTCTCGTTAAAGCTGATAAAATGACTATGGCACACTCTTTAGAGCTAAGAGTTCCGTTTTTAGACAAAGAAGTATTTAAAGTAGCGGCATCACTAGACTCGAAATTAAAGGTCACTAACAGCACGACAAAATATGCGCTTCGAGAAGCGATGAAGGAAGTCGTTCCGGATCATGTCTTAAACAGAAGAAAGTTAGGCTTCCCTGTTCCAATTCGCGTTTGGTTAAAAGACATTTTGCATGATTGGGCGAAAAATAAGATCATGACGAGTAACACAGATCACTTGTTCCATAAAGAGTATTTCCTAAAAATGCTTGACGACCATGCAAAAGGAAAAGGCGATTACAGTCGTAAATTATGGACTGTACTTACCTTCATGACATGGCATCAAATTTATATTGAAGACAGCTATGAAATGATTAAGGACACAGAGTTCAGAGCAGAGCAAAAACTAGTAGTCCTTCCTAATGAAGGTTCTTCGGTTCAGCTTAGTAATTAA
- the cspD gene encoding cold-shock protein CspD → MLGKVKWFNAEKGFGFIERENGDDVFVHFSAINSDGFKTLEEGQEVEFEIVEGARGPQAANVTKR, encoded by the coding sequence ATGTTAGGAAAAGTAAAATGGTTTAATGCAGAAAAAGGATTTGGATTTATCGAGCGCGAAAACGGAGACGATGTATTCGTTCATTTCTCAGCAATCAACTCTGATGGATTCAAAACATTAGAAGAAGGACAAGAAGTTGAATTTGAAATCGTTGAAGGAGCTCGTGGACCTCAAGCTGCAAACGTAACTAAGCGCTAG